From Anoplopoma fimbria isolate UVic2021 breed Golden Eagle Sablefish chromosome 11, Afim_UVic_2022, whole genome shotgun sequence, one genomic window encodes:
- the ift70 gene encoding tetratricopeptide repeat protein 30A — MAAIKDGEFTATIYKLIKDSQYVEAIHILNGQLQKHTKSRAALSLLGFCYYHIQDFTNSAECYEQLTQLHPEVEEYKVYYAQSLYKAGAYPEATKASFVLDNPSSHVKMVKLQACIKYCEEDYSAAKSLLEQLPQEDPDYVYNMGCLLYQDGKYEEACKKFSSAMQVLGYVPALSYNIALCYYNLKNYPQALKFIGEIIEQGIREHPELSVGLTTEGIDVHSVGNTLVLHQTALIEAFNLKAAIEYQLKNVKGAQEALTDMPPRSEEELDPVTLHNQALVNMDTKPSEGFEKLAFLLQQPSFPPVTFGNLLLLYCKHEYFDLAADVLAENAHLTYKFLSPYMYEFLDALLTCQTAPEEAFRKFDEMNGKLTEQLRKLAKQVQEARLARDDEAQKKALQENDLMQEKYIVVLMAQAKIYWNRENFQMVEKIFRKSVEVCNEDDTWKLNVAHVLFMQNKYKEAIGFYEPIVKKHYDNILNVSAVVLANLCVSYILTSQNEEAEELMRKIEKEEEQISYDDPDQKVFHLCIVNLVIGTLYCAKGNYDFGISRVIKSLEPYNKKLGTDTWFYAKRCFLSLLENMSKHMVMLRDAVVQECIQFLEHCEAYGKEVPAIIEQPLEETHVHIGKNTVTYEARLLKALFYEVIGWNK; from the exons ATGGCAGCTATAAAAGACGGAGAGTTCACGGCTACCATCTACAAACTG ATTAAAGACAGCCAGTATGTGGAAGCTATTCACATCCTGAACGGacaactacaaaaacacacgAAG TCCAGGGCAGCGCTGTCTCTGCTGGGTTTCTGCTACTATCACATCCAGGATTTCACCAACTCTGCAGAGTGCTACGAGCAGCTCACCCAGCTGCACCCAGAGGTGGAGGAGTACAAGGTGTACTACGCCCAGTCCCTCTACAAAGCCGGTGCTTATCCTGAGGCCACAAAGGCCTCTTTCGTTCTCGACAACCCAAGCAGTCACGTGAAG ATGGTGAAGCTGCAAGCCTGTATCAAATACTGTGAGGAAGATTACTCCGCGGCCAAG TCTCTGCTGGAGCAGCTGCCTCAGGAAGACCCGGACTACGTCTACAATATGGGCTGTTTGCTTTACCAGGACGGCAAGTACGAGGAGGCCTGCAAGAAGTTCTCGTCTGCCATGCAAGTGCTGGGATACGTGCCAG cgtTGTCCTACAACATCGCCCTGTGTTACTACAACCTGAAGAACTACCCTCAGGCCCTCAAGTTCATCGGAGAGATCATTGAGCAAGGCATCAGAGAACATCCAG AGCTGAGCGTTGGTTTGACGACGGAGGGCATTGACGTCCACAGCGTTGGCAACACGCTGGTGCTGCATCAGACCGCTCTGATCGAGGCCTTCAACCTCAAAGCTGCCATCGAATACCAGCTGAAGAACG TGAAAGGAGCTCAGGAAGCTTTGACCGACATGCCCCCCCGATCAGAGGAG gagCTGGACCCAGTGACCCTCCACAACCAGGCTCTGGTGAACATGGACACGAAGCCGTCGGAGGGTTTTGAGAAGCTGGccttcctgctgcagcagccCTCCTTCCCCCCCGTCACCTTCGgaaacctgctgctgctctacTGCAAACACGAG taCTTTGACCTGGCAGCTGACGTTCTGGCAGAAAACGCACATCTCACCTACAAGTTCCTCTCGCCG tACATGTATGAGTTCCTTGATGCCTTGCTAACCTGCCAGACGGCACCAGAGGAG gCTTTTAGGAAGTTTGATGAGATGAACGGCAAACTGACGGAGCAGTTAAGGAAGCTGGCCAAGCAG GTGCAGGAGGCCCGGCTGGCTCGAGACGATGAAGCTCAGAAGAAAGCTCTGCAGGAAAACGACCTGATGCAGGAGAa GTACATCGTGGTCCTGATGGCCCAGGCCAAGATCTACTGGAACCGGGAGAACTTCCAGATGGTGGAGAAGATTTTCCGCAAGTCGGTGGAGGTCTGCAACGAGGACGATACCTGGAAGCTGAACGTGGCCCACGTGCTCTTCATGCAGAACAAGTACAAGGAGGCCATCGGCTTCTACGAGCCCATCGTCAAGAAGCACTACGATAAC aTCCTGAATGTGAGCGCTGTGGTCCTGGCCAACCTGTGTGTGTCCTACATCCTGACCAGCCAGAATGAGGAG GCGGAGGAGCTGATGAGGAAGATcgagaaagaggaggagcaaATCTCCTACGACGACCCCGACCAGAAGGTCTTCCACCTCTGCATCGTCAACCTGGTCATCGG gaCACTGTACTGCGCCAAGGGGAACTACGACTTTGGCATCTCTCGAGTCATCAAGAGCCTGGAGCCGTACAACAAGAAG cTGGGGACGGACACATGGTTCTACGCCAAGCGCTGTTTCCTGTCTCTGCTGGAGAACATGTCCAAACACATGGTCATGCTGAGAGACGCCGTGGTTCAGGAGTGTATCCAGTTCCTGGAGCACTGCGAGG CGTACGGTAAGGAGGTTCCCGCCATCATCGAGCAGCCGCTGGAGGAGACACACGTCCACATCGGCAAGAACACCGTCACCTACGAGGCCCGGCTGCTGAAGGCGCTGTTCTACGAGGTCATTGGCTGGAAcaagtga
- the c11h16orf89 gene encoding UPF0764 protein C16orf89 homolog, giving the protein MRAAGLQLAAALALFAAVLSRSRGEVIDDILSSLSRGASFLERQHEHINLDGVVGFLMLQAELKEAVRTWPHSDPVSWAQRTTAVALVKRLDLSFDKAVAALQQNDPKYYREFEPLMSWSFWLIPQEWSSTDPDRSLVYPSTMTTECYDEQLSDKCLTLLLGTWKMNGTPCIVTKPCRDTMTRFGCPHYSLSHQLLYFMIGRMKGCTNLLKGDTRASRANMTELSYQKIFCSNMMKTNQDIMRDGLTEQTVDIFIENILICGLSGFSDFYKADWLQHILRLQDEEVGCFGRDKSIISQIIGDELLEQLQPHRRVKRREKILPDGCSSHMTAVAVGALGGYLNYYLTEQDITKRPLS; this is encoded by the exons ATGCGGGCCGCGGGGCTCCAGCTGGCCGCAGCGCTCGCTCTGTTTGCCGCAGTGCTGTCCAGGTCGCGGGGGGAGGTGATCGACGACATCCTGAGCAGCCTCTCGCGGGGAGCATCCTTCCTGGAGCGGCAGCACGAGCACATCAACCTGGACGGGGTGGTTGGGTTCCTCATGCTGCAGG CCGAGCTGAAGGAGGCGGTTCGTACGTGGCCTCACAGCGACCCGGTCAGCTGGGCTCAGAGAACCACCGCCGTCGCTCTGGTCAAACGTCTGGATCTGAGCTTCGACAAGGCCGTCGCCGCTCTGCAGCAGAACGACCCCAAGTACTACAGAG AGTTCGAGCCCCTGATGTCTTGGAGCTTCTGGTTGATTCCTCAGGAGTGGAGCTCCACAGATC CAGATCGCAGCCTGGTGTATCCCTCCACCATGACCACCGAGTGCTACGACGAGCAGCTCAGCGACAAATGTCTGACGCTGCTGCTGGGAACCTG GAAGATGAACGGGACGCCCTGCATTGTCACCAAACCCTGCAGAGACACCATGACTCGCTTCGGCTGTCCTCACTACTCCCTGTCCCACCAGCTGCTCTACTTCATGATCGGAAGAATG AAAGGCTGCACCAACCTGCTGAAGGGCGACACACGAGCGTCCCGAGCCAACATGACCGAACTGAGCTACCAGAAGATCTTCTGCTCCAACATGATGAAGACCAACCAGGACATCATGAGGGACGGGCTGACGGAGCAGACGGTGGACATCTTCATCGAAAACA TCCTGATCTGTGGATTGAGTGGTTTCTCCGACTTCTACaaagctgattggctgcagcACATCCTCCGTCTGCAGGACGAGGAGGTGGGCTGCTTCGGGAGAGACA AGAGCATCATCTCTCAGATCATCGGAGACGAGCTGCTGGAACAGCTGCAGCCTCACAGGAGAGtcaagaggagggagaaaatacTGCCAG ACGGCTGCTCCAGTCACATGACGGCGGTGGCGGTTGGAGCTCTGGGAGGATACCTGAACTACTACCTGACGGAGCAGGACATAACCAAGAGGCCTCTCTCCTGA
- the alg1 gene encoding chitobiosyldiphosphodolichol beta-mannosyltransferase isoform X1, translating into MATRCTGAAFLAVFAVISSVLVAFCAAGSGVTLPAVSLAVVAGLVSLWLRRRDGGTDRRVCVLVLGDLGRSPRMQYHALSLSKHGYHVTFVGFLDTKPHQDVLREKNIKMEPITEVRGVKVGPKIFTYVTKVILQSLQLLHVLLTMETQSHILMQNPPGLPSIAVAWLVCVLRGSRFVIDWHNYGFTIMALSLGETHPLVRLAKWYEHFFGPLAAHHLCVTEAMKDDLQKNWGIRATTLYDRPASVFRETPLKLQHELFIRLSNTHPQFRSSWSEDEKEEKEKVERTVFSVCDLTDDTVTLRAERPALLLSSTSWTEDEDFSVLLKALEEYEGFIKGGASLPSLVCVITGKGPQKDHYKKLIDSLHLDHVEICTPWLEAEDYPVLLGSADLGVCLHKSSSGLDLPMKVVDMFGCCLPVCAINFNCLHELVKHEENGLIFRDSEELAEQLKSLLSEFPSSDGRLGEFRRNLRTSRGQCWDDNWDQNVLPLITAP; encoded by the exons ATGGCGACGCGCTGCACCGGCGCCGCTTTTCTGGCCGTGTTTGCGGTGATTTCGTCCGTTTTAGTCGCTTTCTGTGCCGCCGGTTCGGGTGTGACTCTCCCGGCCGTGTCTCTGGCCGTGGTGGCCGGGCTGGTGTCGCTGTGGTTGAGGCGGCGGGACGGAGGGACCGACCGGCGGGTTTGTGTTCTGGTGTTGGGGGACTTGGGTCGCAGTCCTCGGATGCAGTATCACGCTCTGTCCCTCAGCAAACACGGATATCATGTGACTTTTGTTGGGTTTTTAG aTACAAAACCTCATCAAGACGTTCTGAGAGAGAAGAACATTAAGATGGAGCCGATAACAGAAGTCAGAGGTGTTAAAG ttggaCCAAAGATCTTTACGTACGTGACGAAGGTGATTCTTCAGAGTCTGCAGCTCCTTCATGTGCTGCTGACGATGGAGACACAGTCTCATATACTGATGCAG AATCCTCCTGGGCTGCCCAGCATCGCGGTGGCTTGGCTCGTGTGCGTCCTTCGTGGCAGCAGATTCGTCATCGACTGGCACAACTACGGCTTCACCATCATGGCCCTGAGCCTCGGAGAGACGCACCCACTGGTCCGACTGGCAAAATG GTACGAACACTTCTTCGGTCCTCTGGCTGCTCACCACCTGTGTGTCACCGAGGCGATGAAGGACGACCTGCAGAAAAACTGGGGCATCAg gGCGACGACGCTGTACGACCGACCGGCCTCCGTCTTCAGAGAGACTCCTCTGAAGCTGCAGCACGAGCTCTTCATCAGACTGTCCAACACTCATCCTCAGTTCAGGAGCAGCTG gtctgaggatgagaaggaggagaaggagaaggtggagaggaCGGTTTTCTCAGTTTGTGACCTCACTGATGACACGGTGACTTTGAGGGCGGAGCGACCGGCGCTGCTGCTCAGCAGCACCAGCTggacag AGGACGAAGACTTCTCCGTCCTCCTGAAGGCTCTTGAAG AATACGAAGGTTTCATCAAAGGAGGAGCTTCTCTGCCGTCTTTAGTCTGTGTGATCACAG gtaaAGGTCCTCAGAAGGATCACTACAAGAAGCTGATTGACTCTCTGCATTTGGATCATGTGGAGATCTGCACTCCGTGGCTGGAGGCCGAAGATTACCCCGTTTTATTgg GTTCAGCAGACCTTGGTGTTTGTCTCCACAAGTCATCCAGCGGTCTGGATCTCCCCATGAAGGTGGTCGACATGTTCGGCTGCTGTCTGCCCGTCTGTGCCATCAACTTCAACTG tTTACACGAGCTGGTGAAGCACGAGGAGAACGGACTGATCTTCAGAGACTCTGAGGAGCTCGCTGAGCAGCTGAAG tctctcCTCTCAGAGTTTCCCAGTTCGGATGGCAGACTGGGAGAGTTCAGGAGGAACCTCCGAACCAGCAGAGGACAGTGCTGGGACGACAACTGGGACCAGAACGTCCTGCCTCTGATCACAGCTCCATGA
- the alg1 gene encoding chitobiosyldiphosphodolichol beta-mannosyltransferase isoform X2, with amino-acid sequence MQNPPGLPSIAVAWLVCVLRGSRFVIDWHNYGFTIMALSLGETHPLVRLAKWYEHFFGPLAAHHLCVTEAMKDDLQKNWGIRATTLYDRPASVFRETPLKLQHELFIRLSNTHPQFRSSWSEDEKEEKEKVERTVFSVCDLTDDTVTLRAERPALLLSSTSWTEDEDFSVLLKALEEYEGFIKGGASLPSLVCVITGKGPQKDHYKKLIDSLHLDHVEICTPWLEAEDYPVLLGSADLGVCLHKSSSGLDLPMKVVDMFGCCLPVCAINFNCLHELVKHEENGLIFRDSEELAEQLKSLLSEFPSSDGRLGEFRRNLRTSRGQCWDDNWDQNVLPLITAP; translated from the exons ATGCAG AATCCTCCTGGGCTGCCCAGCATCGCGGTGGCTTGGCTCGTGTGCGTCCTTCGTGGCAGCAGATTCGTCATCGACTGGCACAACTACGGCTTCACCATCATGGCCCTGAGCCTCGGAGAGACGCACCCACTGGTCCGACTGGCAAAATG GTACGAACACTTCTTCGGTCCTCTGGCTGCTCACCACCTGTGTGTCACCGAGGCGATGAAGGACGACCTGCAGAAAAACTGGGGCATCAg gGCGACGACGCTGTACGACCGACCGGCCTCCGTCTTCAGAGAGACTCCTCTGAAGCTGCAGCACGAGCTCTTCATCAGACTGTCCAACACTCATCCTCAGTTCAGGAGCAGCTG gtctgaggatgagaaggaggagaaggagaaggtggagaggaCGGTTTTCTCAGTTTGTGACCTCACTGATGACACGGTGACTTTGAGGGCGGAGCGACCGGCGCTGCTGCTCAGCAGCACCAGCTggacag AGGACGAAGACTTCTCCGTCCTCCTGAAGGCTCTTGAAG AATACGAAGGTTTCATCAAAGGAGGAGCTTCTCTGCCGTCTTTAGTCTGTGTGATCACAG gtaaAGGTCCTCAGAAGGATCACTACAAGAAGCTGATTGACTCTCTGCATTTGGATCATGTGGAGATCTGCACTCCGTGGCTGGAGGCCGAAGATTACCCCGTTTTATTgg GTTCAGCAGACCTTGGTGTTTGTCTCCACAAGTCATCCAGCGGTCTGGATCTCCCCATGAAGGTGGTCGACATGTTCGGCTGCTGTCTGCCCGTCTGTGCCATCAACTTCAACTG tTTACACGAGCTGGTGAAGCACGAGGAGAACGGACTGATCTTCAGAGACTCTGAGGAGCTCGCTGAGCAGCTGAAG tctctcCTCTCAGAGTTTCCCAGTTCGGATGGCAGACTGGGAGAGTTCAGGAGGAACCTCCGAACCAGCAGAGGACAGTGCTGGGACGACAACTGGGACCAGAACGTCCTGCCTCTGATCACAGCTCCATGA
- the eef2kmt gene encoding protein-lysine N-methyltransferase EEF2KMT, whose translation MEHSEQNQTSDSKIVNKTDVLWDFQVSFFAMSRLVSFPWTFLEKDLECNKSSDLISDILKLTCLHSLCRKFPPSVRYRKLFLSELIRRQEVAGCDPLDELYDALAEVVGAQDTTECYKSYLLPSGDAVSLLENVALISEGTTGLVTWEAALYLAEWALDHQDTFTGRTVLELGSGAGLTGITICRSCSPKRYVFSDCHHRVLQKLRDNVRLNGLSETTASTVGVEEMDWTTATEEQIAQIGADIVIAADVVYDPDVVESLVELLSKILRSSSPEVFICSTIRNQETYGGFKQQLEEAGIRHHVITGAVSQVFPYSRVSAIEIIKLFR comes from the exons ATGGAGCATTCGGAGCAGAACCAAACCTCAGACAGTAAAATAGTAAATAAGACGGATGTTTTATGGGACTTTCAGGTGTCTTTCTTCGCTATGAGTCGTCTGGTTTCATTTCCGTGGACT tttttagaAAAAGATCTTGAATGCAACAAATCATCAGATCTGATTTCAGACATCCTCAAACTG aCGTGTCTTCACTCTTTGTGCCGGAAGTTTCCACCATCAGTCAGATACAGGAAGCTGTTCCTCTCCGAGCTCATCAGACGG CAGGAGGTTGCAGGCTGCGATCCGCTGGACGAGCTGTACGATGCTCTGGCCGAAGTGGTCGGAGCTCAAGACACGACCGAGTGCTACAAGAGCTACCTGCTG CCCAGCGGTGATGCTGTCAGTCTGCTGGAGAACGTGGCTCTGATCTCAGAGGGGACCACCGGCCTGGTGACCTGGGAGGCTGCTCTCTACCTGGCAGAGTGGGCTCTGGACCACCAGGACACCTTCACCGGCAG GACGGTTCTGGAGCTGGGCAGCGGCGCGGGTTTGACCGGCATCACCATCTGTCGCTCCTGCAGCCCGAAGAGATACGTCTTCAGCGACTGTCACCACAGAGTCCTGCAGAAGCTGAGAGACAACGTGCGGCTGAACGGTCTGAGTGAGACGACGGCCAGTACGGTCGGCGTGGAGGAGATGGACTGGACGACGGCCACGGAGGAGCAGATCGCTCAGATCGGAGCCGACATCGTCATCGCTGCAG ATGTGGTGTATGACCCAGATGTTGTGGAGAGTCTGGTGGAGCTGCTGTCAAAGATCCTGAGGAGTTCGTCTCCGGAGGTCTTCATCTGCTCCACCATCAGAAACCAGGAGACGTACGGCGGCTTTAAGCAGCAGCTCG aagAGGCAGGAATCCGACATCATGTGATCACAGGAGCCGTCAGCCAGGTGTTTCCTTACAGCAGAGTCTCTGCTATAGAAATTATCAAACTGTTCAGGTGA